The Spirosoma sp. SC4-14 DNA window GTTAACCATCTGGGAAAGTGTGCGGGCGTTTGTTTGGGAAGCCGGGCGGGTTATTCTGGCCATCTCCATTATTCTGTGGGTATTGGCTAGTTACGGACCGGGCGACTCGATGGATCGGGCTGAAAAGCAAGCTCGTTTGCAGAGTGACAAAGTAACGACCGAAGAGCTACAAAATCGGATTGCTTCTGAGCGGCTGGAAGCGTCGTATGCCGGTCGGTTCGGGCATTTGATTGAACCGGCTATCCGACCGCTGGGCTATGACTGGAAAATTGGCATAGCCCTGTTGAGTTCGTTTGCTGCCCGGGAAGTGTTCGTTGGCACCATGTCGACTATCTATAGTATTGGCGACGGGGCCGACGATGAAGGAATTACCATTAGAGAACGATTGCATCAGGAGCGAAATCCGGCTACGGGTGGACCAATGTACACGCCCGCACTGGCCTGGTCGTTGCTGATTTTCTACGTGTTTGCTATGATGTGTATGAGCACATTGGCCGCTACACAACGCGAAACCAAAAGCTGGAAATGGCCAGCCATTCAGTTGGCTTACATGATGACTATTGCCTACGTATCGGCATTTATTACATATCAGTTATTGCAATAGCACTGTGCCTATGCCATAAAAAAAGCTCCGTCAGCACTGCTGACGGAGCTTTTTTTATGAGTTTTTTTACCAAAGTAAGCCTTTGGAAATCAGAGGGTAAATAAAATGATAGACAATGTAGGCAAACAACGCAACGGTTAGTCCGCCCAGGGCAGTGGTTTGGTCGAAAGCGACCCGGGTTTTACGCGAGGGGCGGCTTACGCGCCAGTCGCGGTGGGCTGTAGGTTTCATAGTATTTGTCAGTAGTAATTTTGGCAATGCAAATTTGGGGCCGTCCTGTCGGGAACAACAGAGCGGAAACCCGGATTTTTGTCATTGCGTATAACTACCTGATTTTCTATAAACCCTTATACGTTCTGTTTATTAAGCGGTAGTATCGCTTCGTTGCAACACTATATTACCTGCACGCTAAGTGTGGCACCGATTCTACAGTCTTGTTACCAGGCTTCTACACATCTACTCCCAGCGTAGTGCATCAATAACGTCAGAGGCAATCATGCCGATAGGGCCGCGTTGTTCGGCAGCTTTATCGCCCGCCAATCCATGCGCAAAAACACCTAATACAGCGGCTTCAACAGGGTCGTATCCCTGAGCCAGGAGCGCTGTTAACACACCTGTCAATACATCGCCTGTTCCGCCTGTGCTTAAGCCTGGGTTACCTGTTGAGTTGAAGTGCACATCACCGTCCGGCGTAGCCACAGCCGAATAGGCTCCTTTGAGGACAACTACAACATTATACGTTTTAGCAAAATCGCGCAGAATCGTTAGTTTCTCGTAATCATTTTCCCATTTGCGCGTCAATCGTTCAAATTCCTTCGGGTGCGGAGTCAGAATGCTGTGCGGGGGGATTTTATTGAGCAGCGCCCGATTTTCGGATAAGAGATTCAGCGCGTCAGCATCCAGAACAATCGGCTTTTTAAGCGTTGGAAGCAAATCGCGTAACATCTTCAGCGTATCGGGAGCTTTGCCAATTCCCGGACCAATGCCAACCGTAGAGTAATCAGCCGGTTCAGGGCCTTCAACGATACTGTAACCCGTCAGGACTTTCGGATCTTCATCGGCACGACACATTGCTTCCGGTACCGCCGTTTGGATAACATCATACCCGCATTGTGGAACCTGTACGGAAAGTAAACCAACTCCCGACCGCAGGCAGGCTCTGGCTGCCAGCACCGCAGCCCCTATTTTGCCATAACTGCCCACCAATAATAAAGCATGTCCGAAAGAGCCTTTGTTGGAAAACCGTTCCCGTTTATGGAGCAATAAGCGAGCATCGCGTGGCTGCGTAAAGAAATAGGGCGTGGGAGCCAGGTCGATATACCGTTTGTGCAGTTGTATGTCTACAATATGCCAATCGCCAACATAACGGCCGTTTTTGGGTAAAACAAAGGCTAGCTTCGGCAACTGAAATGTTATTGTATAATCTGGCTCAATGATTGTATCAGCAGAACTGTTGGGTTGGTCGGTATACAAACCGCTGGCAATATCGACAGAGACGACCGTTGCCGGGGCTCTATTGATAGTTTCGATCGTACTTTTAACAATGCCTTCGGTGGGGCGAGATAAGCCAGAGCCGAATATGGCGTCGATCACTACTTCGTTATGCCGGATGGCCGGAATATCGTGCGATAATTCAACATAATGAATGTTCTCTGTAACGAGCTTTAGCCGCCGATGATTGTGCATGAAATCGTCGGATTCGCGGGGGGCATACCGCACAACATATACCTCAATGGGGTATTCGCGTTCCAGCAATAATCGGGCAATGGCTAATCCATCGCCCCCATTATTGCCCAGGCCACAGAAGATTTTGGTGATTGTCGTATTCGGAAAATGATCAGCAAACCAGTCAACAAAAGCAAGAGCGGCACGCTCCATAAGGTTGATTGGTGCAATGGGTTCATGCTGGATAGTGTATTGATCAAGCGCTCTAATCTGGTCAACGTTCAGTATTTTCATCGATTTGGCGTCGGTTACTCCGGGTAATTTCGCAAAAGTATTTTCATCTACTGAGAAATTTACTATCTTTGCGGCTCATTTCGCAAATACTTATCTGGCGATTTATATACGGTCATGAGCGAGTTAATCAAATTAGTGGAGGCAGACAACGCGCAGCGTCGCGCCGATTTGCCCACATTCCGGGCAGGCGATACGGTGAACGTACACGTTAAAATCCGCGAAGGAAATAAGGAGCGTATTCAGGTGTTTACGGGAACGGTTATTCAACGCCGGAACCCAAGCAGCGCTGGCGAAACGTTTACTGTCCGCAAAGTATCGAATGGTGTTGGGGTAGAACGGATTTTTCCAATCCTGTCGCCAAACATCGACAAAATCGAAGTTGTTCGTTTGGGTAAAGTTCGTCGCGCCCGGTTGTTCTTCCTGCGCGGACGTCAGGGTAAAGCGGCTCGCCTGAAAGAGCGTAAGCCTAAAGCGGCTGCCGTTGCATAATTGCACCCCTCCAAGCACGATTTTTTTAAAAGCTGCCTGAAAGGGTGGCTTTTTTTAGTTTTAATCCTTACTACACACTCGTTTTGTAAGCCCACTGGTTAATCGCTGATTATGGAATTCTTTAAATATCAGGGTACAGGCAACGATTTTGTCTTGGTTGATGATCGGGCCCAAACGTTTCCGGCTGCCGATCAGGCCTTTGTTGAACAATTGTGCCACCGGCGGTTTGGCATTGGGGCCGATGGTCTGATTCTGCTCCAGAACGACCCTGACTATGATTTCAGAATGGTGTATTTCAACTCTGATGGAGCCGAAGGAAGTATGTGTGGGAATGGTGGCCGCTGTATTGTTCGGTTTGCGCACGATCTGGGGATTTTTGACCAGAAAACCCGTTTTATTGCTGTCGATGGCGAACACCTGGCCGAAGTAGACGGTGAGAACATTTCGCTCAAAATGAGTAACGTGTCGGGTATCGAAACGCGCGGTGGGCTTACCTTTCTGAATACGGGGTCTCCGCATGTTGTGCAATTTGTCGATGATCTGGAATCGCTGGATGTGGTTGCCGAAGGTCGTGCCATTCGCTATAGTACCACCTTTCAGCCGGGCGGAACGAATGTCAACTTTGCGCAGGTGCTCGACAGCCATACACTGTTTGTCAGAACCTATGAGCGAGGAGTTGAAGACGAGACCTACTCCTGCGGTACGGGCGTAACGGCGGTTGCGCTGGTGGCCCAGCAACAGCTTGCCATGCCCGATCCGGTACATATTCAGACAATTGGCGGAAATTTGCGGGTGTCTTTTCAACCAAAAGGTGACGGTCAGTTTGAGGATATTTACTTGATTGGTCCAGCTAAGCGTGTTTTTGCCGGATCGATAACCGTTTAGCGGATTCTTGAGTTAACCCGGTAGTGTTAATTCAAGCTAACCACGGCGAATGATCATTTATAAAAAGAAAGACTGGCTGCCAGCCATCTGGCATTTTCATACTGGCCCCACAGCGTTAGCTCTTCTGCGACGATTGGTTTTTGTGTTGATCTACGCAACTATCGTAACTGTGGGCGAATTAAACTACATCGATTTTCGCTTAAAAGATACCCCCAGCTCATTTTTGCAGGCAACCGGTATTCTGCTGAGCTTACTGCTAATCTTTCGAACGAATACGGCTTATGACCGATTCTATGAGGGGCGTCGGGTTTGGGGAGCACTAGTCAATAACTGCCGTAATCTGGCTATCTTTTTCAATGCTGTGCTGCCACAGCATGATGAAGGTAGCCGGATTTTTTTTGCCAAAGCCATCTCCAATTTCCCCTTTGCGCTCAAGAACCACCTGCGCGAGATGAATGGTATGCACGAACTGGATGAGGTTGAAGAAGGCGAACGGAGCGATCTGAATAACTTCGACCATAAGCCGGCCAGGGTGTCGAATCAGTTGTGGGTTCGGACCGAGCTTTTGTACCGCGAAGGCCGTATTTCTGAATCGCAACACATTAATCTGAATCAGTACTTAACGTCGCTGATGGACATTTGCGGTATCTGCGAACGCATTAAAAGCACCCCGATTCCGTTTTCCTACAACTTGTTTATCAAACTCTTCATCATGATTTACGTAGCCATTTTGCCCTTTACGGTCATTACGGCTTACGGCTATCTGACCATTCCGGCCGTAGTGCTCACATCGTATGTGCTGGTTGGGCTGGAAATGATTGGCGAGGAAATCGAAGAACCATTTGGCTTCGAACGAAACGATCTGCCGCTAAACCAACTTAGCCAGATGATTCGGGTAAATGTCCACGAAATTTTGCAGATAAGTCTGCCACACGTAGAAAAACAGGCTGCCAAACCGGGCTTTACGATTATGACCTGATGGTAGACGTTAGATAATGAATGTTGGATTTTAGCCAGTAGACTATAGCGTCAATGTTTATCTAACATCTAACGTCTGTTATCCAATGTCCTCAATAATTCCTCCATGCAGATGATAGATTGTTTTGTTCTGTAGTTCGGGCTGGCGTAGAAAATCTTTGGCGGCAATCCGGCTCCGAACGCCGTTGGTACAGATCGCGATGAGCGTTTCATAGGGGAGAAGCTCGTTTTTTCGGGCGCGAATATCGGGGAGCGGAATATTGAGCCCACCAATGTTAAATTCGTCAAATTCCCACTCGTCGCGCACGTCGACAATGGCCGTGTGTGGCTCCAACCTGAGCCGCTCCAGCTCAGAAAGCGAAATATCGGTATACTTGGGGGTTGTCATGTAAGAAAGTAACAAGTAATTTTTGAGGTCTGTTCACGACGTTGGGTACTATAGAGTGGGAGGGGGTAAGCAAGAGACGTGGAGCAGGATTGCGTTACATTCTCGTTCTGATTCCTGCCAATCTGTCAGCCCAGACGCGGCTGGAACAAGATTTGATCACGCCCGTTTAATATCTATTATCGAATCAAATAAGACACTATGGAAGCCGTAGAAAGCCAAAAAGGAGAGTCCACGCGGGGCCAGATTTCAATTCATACCGAGAATATCTTCCCGATTATCAAGAAGTTCCTGTATTCGGATCACGAGATTTTTCTGCGCGAATTAGTATCGAACGCGGTTGATGCCACGCAGAAATTACGTCAGTTGGCGTCCTTTGGCGAGTTCGGTGGCGAACTGGGTGACTTAAAAGTGACAGTATCGCTCAACGAAGAAGCCAAAACCATTACCATCAGCGATAATGGCATCGGTATGACAGCCGATGAAATCATGAAATACATTAACCAGATCGCTTTTTCGGGCGCGGCCGACTTTCTGGAAAAATATAAGGATAAAACCGACGATAAGGGCCAGATTATCGGGCATTTCGGGCTTGGCTTTTATTCGGCGTTTATGGTGGCCGAGAAAGTCGAAATCGTTACGAAATCGTACCGCGACAATAGCGAAGCGGTACGCTGGACATGCGATGGATCTACTGAATTCGAATTATCGCCCGCCGAACGGGCCGAGCGTGGTACGGACGTGATTCTGCACATCGCGCCCGATTCGGAAGAGTTTTTGAACAAAGGGCGTTTGCGTGGTATTCTGGACAAATATGCCCGGTTCCTGCCTACGCCGGTCGAGTTTGATGGTCAGGTCGTGAACAACTCAACGCCGATCTGGACAAAAGCGCCTTCTGAACTGACCGACGAAGATTACAAAACGTTCTATCGGGAGTTGTATCCGATGAGCGAAGAGCCGCTTTTCTGGATTCACCTGAATGTCGACTATCCGTTCAATCTGACGGGTATTTTATATTTCCCCCGAATCAAGAACGAACTGCGGTTTCAGCGGGAAAAAATTCAGCTCTACAGCCGTCAGGTATTCATTACTGACGAGGTAAAAGACGTGGTACCTGATTTTCTGATGATGCTGCATGGCGTGATCGATTCGCCCGATATTCCGCTCAACGTATCGCGGAGTTTCCTGCAGGCCGATGCGAACGTGAAGAAAATCAACGGCTACATCACTCGGAAAGTAGCCGATAAACTACAGGAGATTTTCAATGCCGACCGGAAAGCTTTCGAAGAGAAGTTCGACGATATTGGACTGTTTATTAAATATGGCATTCTGAGCGACGATAAGTTCTGGGAAAAAGCCAAAAACTTCGTGCTGCTCAAAAATACGGAAGGTGAGTATGCAACTATTGACGAATACCGCGAGAAAACTCAGGCCAATCAGACCGACAAGGACGAGAAGCTGGTGATCCTCTACACTACCGACCGCAAACAACAGGACGCCTATATCGAATCGGCCCGTCGGCGTGGTTACGACGTGCTGCTGATGGATAATGTGATCGACTCGCACTTCATTAATTCGCTGGAATACAAACTGGAAAAAGTATCGTTCCAGCGGGTCGATGCCGATACGCTCGACAAACTGATCGATAAAGGCATCAACAACGAAAGTGTATTGTCGGAAGCCGACAAAACCAAACTGAAGGAAGTGTTCGAACAGGTGCTGGACAATAAAATGCTCCAGGTGAGTATTGAAGCACAGCCCACCGACGAACTGCCCGTAACGATTACTATGCCGGAGTTTATGCGCCGTATGAAAGACATGTCGGCGCTTTCGGGCGAACAGTCGTTCTATGGTAATCTGCCTGTTAGTTACAATGTGGTTGTCAATGCCAATCACCCACTGACTGCCAAAATTCTGAGCGAAGCTGATGCCGACGTCCAGAAATCGTTGGTAAAACAGGTCTATGATCTGGCGCTGCTTTCGCAAAACCTATTGACCGGAGCCGACCTGACAGCTTTTGTTCGCCGGACGGTAGCGACGCTGTAAGTAGCTCTCGTGGAAGTAAAAAGGACTGCCAATTCCGGGCAGTCCTTTTCTTATTTATGGGGCCACCGTTGCGGAGATTTTAGTTCCGCCAAAATCTGGATTTGACTGACTAGCCCTAAGCGGTAAAGCTCAATTATGTGCCATCGAAAGATACTGGCTTTGTACTTTTTCTTGAAACCAATAAAACCGCTCACTTTCATAACTCTACACGGTTAGTGTCAAGCTATTTCAGCGTAATCTAACTTCAGATAGTCGGCATGTTTGGGTCGAGCTGCGAAATATCAGTAATCATATGGCTCTGACGCATGGTTGCCCGCGAAAAATAACAAAAAAAGCTACCCCAATAGATTTACCGCCCAATGGCTACTTTTCGCAGGATCGAATCGATGACCTGCAACGTTGTTACCCCATCGGCTTCGGCTTCGTAGTTAAGCATGATGCGGTGATTGAACACATCTGGTGCTACTTCCTTAATGTCTTCGGGGAGCACATATTCGCGTCGGTCGAAATAGGCGAGCGCCTTAGCCGCCAGATTGAGGTTGATGCTTGCCCGGGGCGACACACCAAACTGAATATACCGGGCTTCGTCGCGGAGGTTATATTCCATCGGTCGGCGGGTGGCAAAAACCAGCTCGATGATATACCGTTCGAGTGTTTCGGAGATGCTGATGCTGTTGATCTCGTCGCGAATGGCTACGAGGTCTTCTTTACCCAGAACGGGCTTTACTTCATAGTCGAAATTCATGTTCGACATTCGGCGCATCACTTCCAGTTCCTGATCCTTATTCAAATAATCGACAAAGACCTTCATCATGAATCGATCCACCTGCGCTTCGGGGAGCGGATAGGTTCCTTCCTGTTCAACGGGATTTTGGGTGGCCAGCACCAGAAACGGACGGTCGAGCACAAATGTTTCTTCGCCGATAGTAACCTGACGTTCCTGCATGGCTTCCAGTAATGCCGCCTGCACTTTAGCCGGAGAGCGGTTTACTTCGTCGGCCAGAATCAGGTTGGCAAAAATCGGTCCCTGCTTTACCTCGAATTCTGCCGTTTTCTGATTGAAAATCATGGTTCCGATCAGGTCGGCAGGTAATAGGTCGGGTGTGAACTGAATGCGCTGAAAATCAAGCTCCAATACTTTAGCCAGGGTATTGATTGTCAGTGTTTTGGCTAGTCCGGGAACACCTTCGAGCAGAATATGGCCACCCGTAAACAACCCAATAAGCAGCCGATTGAGCAGGCGCTCCTGCCCAACCACAACCTGGCTCATCTCGTTGAATACCTCGTGGATTTTGGTATGATATGTAAAGGATGTCGCTTGCATTGGTGTGAGTTTTCAGTTCTCAGTTTATCGTTTTTAGTGCTCTGCTGCATTACGCTCGCGAAGCACTAAAAGCGATAAGTCGAAAACTATAAACTATAAACTAAAAAGTTGCCCGGATGCTTCGATCCTTGCCATGAATATCTTTATACACCTGAATTCGGGTAAAACCCCGATCGGCAAAAACCTGTTGGGTTGCTTCGCCAAACCGTTCATTTATTTCAACGTAACAAGCCCCATCTTTCGTTAGATGACGAACGCAGAAATCGGCAACGGCTTTGTAAAAAACCAGCGGATCATTATCATCGACAAATAAGGCCAGGTCGGGTTCATAATTCAATACATTCCGATCCATCTGAGCCGCTTCGGAACGAGTAACGTAGGGTGGGTTGCTGACAACACAGTCAAACTTACCCGTAAAATCGGACGGAATCTGAAGAATATCCTGAATGGAAAAGGCAACATCGGCGTTCAGGTGATCGGCATTATGCTGGGCCAGGGTCAGGGCCTGATCAGAAACATCCCAACCCGTCACGACCGACTGCGGCAGAAATCGGGCCAGGGTGATGGCAATGCATCCACTGCCGGTACCAATGTCAACAATATGAACATCGTCGGTACGGTCGGCAAAATCGTGCATGATAAGCCGCACCAGATCTTCTGTTTCAGGTCTTGGAATCAGCACATCAGGCGAAACCTCGAATTCTAAACCGCAGAAGATGGTTGTACCAATAACATGCTGAATAGGTTCCTGCCGATTCAATCGTTCCAGAATTTTAAACCAGTCAGGTTCAGTCCGGTTTGGCGGTAGAGGTTTATCGGCCAGTATGTCGGTTTTGCGCAGACCGAAGTAATGGTCGAGCAGCATAAACGCCATCTCGCGGGCTTCTTCGGGCGGATAGGCCGTAATATTCTTGCTTAGACGTTGATAGAGTGGTTTGGCTGTGGCCATTCGGTATAGTCGGGTAATTTTGCCAAAAATAGGGAAGTTTTCGGTTAAGGGATAGTCTACTGTTTTCTGTTTATGGCTGTGGCTAGGAAATTTGTACCGGAATTGGTTCCGAAAACAGCAAACGAATTTCAGAATGATGAATTTATTCATGGAGCGTGCGCTCGAACTGGCAACCCTCGGTCGTGGACATGTGAGTCCGAATCCGCTGGTTGGGTGTGTGATCGAACATAACGGGCGGATCATCGGCGAGGGCTGGCACCAGCGCTATGGCGAAGCCCATGCCGAACGAAATGCCATTTTCTCGGTTCGTCCCGACGATGCGTACCTGTTGCCCGAAAGCACGGCTTACGTAACGCTGGAACCCTGTTCGCACTATGGCAAACAGCCACCCTGCGCCAATCTGCTCATCGAAAAGCAGATAAAACGGGTCATTTGCTGTAACGACGACCCCAATCCGCTGGTTGGCGGGCAGGGATTTGCGAAACTACGAGCGGCTGGTATTGCCGTTGAAACGGGCGTATTAGTCGGCAAAGGGCGGGAGTTGAACGCCCGTTTCTTTACATTTATGGAACAGCATCGGCCCTATATCGTTCTGAAATGGGCCGAAACGGCCGATGGCTTTATAGCAGGACCCTACGGAAAACCCGTTACGATAAGTGGCGATCTGTCGCATCGACTGGTGCATCGCTGGCGGTCGGAAGAAGATGCTATTATGGTGGGCACCCATACGGCAAGTACCGATAATCCGCGGCTGAATGTGCGTCTGGTGCCGGGGCGAAATCCGCTCCGGATCGTTATAGACAAACAGTTGAAACTCAGTAAGGACTTGCATCTGTTCGATAATGCGCAGCCAACGCTGGTCTATAATTTTCTTAAAACGGACCTGACCGGCGAAACAACGTACTGTCGGTTAAACGCCGATGAACCCTTGTTGCCGCAGTTGCTGACCGATCTGTATACTCGACGCATACAGTCGGTATTGGTAGAGGGCGGCACAACGTTACTTCAATCGTTTATCGACGCCGGACTGTGGGACGAAATGCGGGTATTTAGATCCCGAACTATGCTTCAGGCTGGGGTTAAGGCCCCGGTTGTGCAGGGAAATCTGGTTCGGTCGGAGTTAGTTGGCGATGACGAGTTAATCACCTGCAAAAAATAACCCCAGGATCATGCCCAGGGTTATTTTCACTATTTTCTGCTAATCAGAACTACTTAAAGGACTGCTGTTTAGTGGATTAGCCAATGGCTACTCTACGAATGCGCT harbors:
- a CDS encoding NAD(P)H-hydrate dehydratase, encoding MKILNVDQIRALDQYTIQHEPIAPINLMERAALAFVDWFADHFPNTTITKIFCGLGNNGGDGLAIARLLLEREYPIEVYVVRYAPRESDDFMHNHRRLKLVTENIHYVELSHDIPAIRHNEVVIDAIFGSGLSRPTEGIVKSTIETINRAPATVVSVDIASGLYTDQPNSSADTIIEPDYTITFQLPKLAFVLPKNGRYVGDWHIVDIQLHKRYIDLAPTPYFFTQPRDARLLLHKRERFSNKGSFGHALLLVGSYGKIGAAVLAARACLRSGVGLLSVQVPQCGYDVIQTAVPEAMCRADEDPKVLTGYSIVEGPEPADYSTVGIGPGIGKAPDTLKMLRDLLPTLKKPIVLDADALNLLSENRALLNKIPPHSILTPHPKEFERLTRKWENDYEKLTILRDFAKTYNVVVVLKGAYSAVATPDGDVHFNSTGNPGLSTGGTGDVLTGVLTALLAQGYDPVEAAVLGVFAHGLAGDKAAEQRGPIGMIASDVIDALRWE
- the rplS gene encoding 50S ribosomal protein L19, with the translated sequence MSELIKLVEADNAQRRADLPTFRAGDTVNVHVKIREGNKERIQVFTGTVIQRRNPSSAGETFTVRKVSNGVGVERIFPILSPNIDKIEVVRLGKVRRARLFFLRGRQGKAARLKERKPKAAAVA
- the dapF gene encoding diaminopimelate epimerase; translation: MEFFKYQGTGNDFVLVDDRAQTFPAADQAFVEQLCHRRFGIGADGLILLQNDPDYDFRMVYFNSDGAEGSMCGNGGRCIVRFAHDLGIFDQKTRFIAVDGEHLAEVDGENISLKMSNVSGIETRGGLTFLNTGSPHVVQFVDDLESLDVVAEGRAIRYSTTFQPGGTNVNFAQVLDSHTLFVRTYERGVEDETYSCGTGVTAVALVAQQQLAMPDPVHIQTIGGNLRVSFQPKGDGQFEDIYLIGPAKRVFAGSITV
- a CDS encoding bestrophin family protein, with the translated sequence MIIYKKKDWLPAIWHFHTGPTALALLRRLVFVLIYATIVTVGELNYIDFRLKDTPSSFLQATGILLSLLLIFRTNTAYDRFYEGRRVWGALVNNCRNLAIFFNAVLPQHDEGSRIFFAKAISNFPFALKNHLREMNGMHELDEVEEGERSDLNNFDHKPARVSNQLWVRTELLYREGRISESQHINLNQYLTSLMDICGICERIKSTPIPFSYNLFIKLFIMIYVAILPFTVITAYGYLTIPAVVLTSYVLVGLEMIGEEIEEPFGFERNDLPLNQLSQMIRVNVHEILQISLPHVEKQAAKPGFTIMT
- a CDS encoding rhodanese-like domain-containing protein, whose translation is MTTPKYTDISLSELERLRLEPHTAIVDVRDEWEFDEFNIGGLNIPLPDIRARKNELLPYETLIAICTNGVRSRIAAKDFLRQPELQNKTIYHLHGGIIEDIG
- the htpG gene encoding molecular chaperone HtpG, translated to MEAVESQKGESTRGQISIHTENIFPIIKKFLYSDHEIFLRELVSNAVDATQKLRQLASFGEFGGELGDLKVTVSLNEEAKTITISDNGIGMTADEIMKYINQIAFSGAADFLEKYKDKTDDKGQIIGHFGLGFYSAFMVAEKVEIVTKSYRDNSEAVRWTCDGSTEFELSPAERAERGTDVILHIAPDSEEFLNKGRLRGILDKYARFLPTPVEFDGQVVNNSTPIWTKAPSELTDEDYKTFYRELYPMSEEPLFWIHLNVDYPFNLTGILYFPRIKNELRFQREKIQLYSRQVFITDEVKDVVPDFLMMLHGVIDSPDIPLNVSRSFLQADANVKKINGYITRKVADKLQEIFNADRKAFEEKFDDIGLFIKYGILSDDKFWEKAKNFVLLKNTEGEYATIDEYREKTQANQTDKDEKLVILYTTDRKQQDAYIESARRRGYDVLLMDNVIDSHFINSLEYKLEKVSFQRVDADTLDKLIDKGINNESVLSEADKTKLKEVFEQVLDNKMLQVSIEAQPTDELPVTITMPEFMRRMKDMSALSGEQSFYGNLPVSYNVVVNANHPLTAKILSEADADVQKSLVKQVYDLALLSQNLLTGADLTAFVRRTVATL
- a CDS encoding AAA family ATPase; its protein translation is MQATSFTYHTKIHEVFNEMSQVVVGQERLLNRLLIGLFTGGHILLEGVPGLAKTLTINTLAKVLELDFQRIQFTPDLLPADLIGTMIFNQKTAEFEVKQGPIFANLILADEVNRSPAKVQAALLEAMQERQVTIGEETFVLDRPFLVLATQNPVEQEGTYPLPEAQVDRFMMKVFVDYLNKDQELEVMRRMSNMNFDYEVKPVLGKEDLVAIRDEINSISISETLERYIIELVFATRRPMEYNLRDEARYIQFGVSPRASINLNLAAKALAYFDRREYVLPEDIKEVAPDVFNHRIMLNYEAEADGVTTLQVIDSILRKVAIGR
- the prmC gene encoding peptide chain release factor N(5)-glutamine methyltransferase; translation: MATAKPLYQRLSKNITAYPPEEAREMAFMLLDHYFGLRKTDILADKPLPPNRTEPDWFKILERLNRQEPIQHVIGTTIFCGLEFEVSPDVLIPRPETEDLVRLIMHDFADRTDDVHIVDIGTGSGCIAITLARFLPQSVVTGWDVSDQALTLAQHNADHLNADVAFSIQDILQIPSDFTGKFDCVVSNPPYVTRSEAAQMDRNVLNYEPDLALFVDDNDPLVFYKAVADFCVRHLTKDGACYVEINERFGEATQQVFADRGFTRIQVYKDIHGKDRSIRATF
- the ribD gene encoding bifunctional diaminohydroxyphosphoribosylaminopyrimidine deaminase/5-amino-6-(5-phosphoribosylamino)uracil reductase RibD, which produces MNLFMERALELATLGRGHVSPNPLVGCVIEHNGRIIGEGWHQRYGEAHAERNAIFSVRPDDAYLLPESTAYVTLEPCSHYGKQPPCANLLIEKQIKRVICCNDDPNPLVGGQGFAKLRAAGIAVETGVLVGKGRELNARFFTFMEQHRPYIVLKWAETADGFIAGPYGKPVTISGDLSHRLVHRWRSEEDAIMVGTHTASTDNPRLNVRLVPGRNPLRIVIDKQLKLSKDLHLFDNAQPTLVYNFLKTDLTGETTYCRLNADEPLLPQLLTDLYTRRIQSVLVEGGTTLLQSFIDAGLWDEMRVFRSRTMLQAGVKAPVVQGNLVRSELVGDDELITCKK